The Paenibacillus sp. MBLB1832 genome has a window encoding:
- a CDS encoding (2Fe-2S)-binding protein: MITFNLNGREVETEAPPTMRLIDLLRDEFQLIGSKEGCGDGECGTCSVLVNSLLHNSCLVPIGAIEGAEVITIDGYCKTEQFQLLSECYSEAGAVQCGFCIPGMVMASAAILSQNPHPTEEEIREGISGNLCRCTGYNMIVDAIDLAAKKGEGLW; encoded by the coding sequence TTGATTACATTTAACCTGAATGGAAGAGAAGTAGAAACAGAAGCTCCACCCACCATGAGATTAATTGATCTATTAAGAGACGAATTTCAGTTAATTGGTTCTAAGGAAGGCTGTGGGGATGGAGAATGCGGAACTTGTAGTGTCCTAGTAAATTCACTTTTGCATAATAGCTGCCTCGTACCTATCGGTGCCATTGAAGGAGCGGAAGTTATAACGATTGATGGATATTGTAAGACAGAACAGTTTCAACTATTAAGTGAATGCTATTCGGAAGCAGGTGCAGTTCAATGTGGTTTCTGCATTCCAGGAATGGTAATGGCAAGCGCTGCCATTTTATCCCAAAATCCTCATCCGACAGAAGAAGAGATTCGTGAAGGGATCTCCGGAAATTTGTGCCGTTGTACCGGCTATAACATGATTGTAGATGCGATTGACTTAGCAGCGAAAAAAGGTGAAGGCTTATGGTAA
- a CDS encoding FAD binding domain-containing protein — protein sequence MVIKTNTSYRYKRLEETLSRLSKEECQIIAGGTDVMVQHKSPRGTPAKFDKPIVFIDQLKELKQVYKMNHDIHIGACCTYSEMMKHPLIPGILKKAIKEIAAPAIRNRGTIGGNICNASPAGDTLPLLYIYNAKVRLVSAKGERMIEIQDFIQGPRKVNRLNDEIVREIILPEVHEDLTHFVFEKVANRRADAIAKISFAGLLRRDEGRISDARFAFGAVGPTIVRSMDIEKKLLSAAFPLDNKFIDGIVADFECLLKPIDDGRSTAVYRKTVALHLLRHFLEMY from the coding sequence ATGGTAATCAAAACCAATACATCTTACCGATACAAGCGTCTAGAAGAAACCCTTTCCAGGCTAAGTAAAGAAGAATGCCAAATTATTGCGGGCGGCACGGATGTCATGGTACAGCATAAAAGTCCAAGAGGTACACCTGCCAAGTTCGATAAACCCATTGTTTTTATCGATCAATTAAAGGAATTAAAGCAAGTATATAAGATGAATCATGATATTCATATAGGGGCTTGTTGTACCTATAGTGAAATGATGAAACATCCCCTCATACCTGGAATTCTAAAGAAAGCAATCAAAGAAATTGCCGCGCCAGCTATTCGAAATCGAGGGACGATTGGCGGGAATATTTGCAATGCCTCCCCTGCGGGAGATACTTTACCTTTGCTATATATCTATAACGCTAAAGTGCGACTGGTATCCGCTAAAGGGGAGCGCATGATTGAGATTCAAGATTTTATTCAAGGACCAAGAAAAGTAAACAGATTGAATGATGAAATCGTGAGAGAAATTATTTTGCCAGAAGTGCATGAGGATCTTACTCATTTTGTTTTTGAGAAAGTAGCTAACCGAAGAGCAGATGCCATAGCCAAAATATCGTTTGCAGGCTTGTTGCGTAGGGATGAAGGAAGGATTAGTGATGCTCGATTTGCATTCGGTGCTGTCGGACCAACCATTGTACGTTCCATGGATATTGAAAAAAAGTTACTGAGTGCAGCATTTCCGCTGGATAATAAGTTCATTGATGGGATTGTTGCTGATTTTGAGTGCCTATTAAAACCAATAGATGATGGGCGCTCTACCGCGGTTTATCGGAAAACAGTTGCACTACATTTATTGCGTCATTTTCTTGAAATGTATTGA
- a CDS encoding efflux RND transporter permease subunit translates to MTWFTKWAFGNKAAVIFMIILILGTGIGSYFKLPMEFLPSADFPQISVTVVGQGYDAKSMLDSATTPIEKALSSVPGKKEIFSTSSDGFMKVDMTFDSDIKMKDAQASVQEAIAPIVLPAGMSKPFVVRLNTSMIPLSWVSLNFKDGITKQNVELAQEKILPEFQKIKGLASVVLGGTSVSQVIIHPDKDKLAKAQLPAQVLMGVLQGQNVAVNVGESPIDGKTSAIKVVGKLEDLNTLNNLTVAPGVKLKDVATVEVAANKDTLTRINGKDSLTLVVTKDTSSNAVDISEKVKKIADEIGTKYPNATAEVIYSTAESVVTSVNSMMREVLLGALFATIVILIFLRNIRSTFITIVSIPLSLGLTLFLLSQSGVTLNILTLGGVAVAVGRLVDDSIVVIENIFRRNQKEAFSKELIIDATREVARAITASTLTTVAVFLPLGLLGGSLQAFLLPFALTVTYSLLSSLLVALTVVPIMSAWLLRNTKLKEHKESRKLRGILSWSLNNKILSILISIILFGGSIALYFSMPKGAVGGSTASQLNISLNYTPETPIATIREKAIELEKFMLEQSELDHLILQQGNTEDNAKWGNVTPPTNVSYLVFIKKDADTQHFIDQVVSQKSKYPNADLNAGGGGFDGGSGSAITVDLTGDSSKNLEQAAADVIAAVKDIEGVEKVNSNQNVTKPGYSITVDPALAKPQEIAGTIRSLMNPTPIGSMKLENKEIPVVLDALIKPTTVSDLSNIQIMTATGPAALTSVAKIEKTNESNTILHKGGQQYLRVTALVDSAKLSKINKEITTKTKDLKLPEGVTLLVGGASAQQSSDFADLFMTMGISIGIVLLIMVITFKSFRAPIASMVSLPFAAVGAIVGMMITKTSFDVTSIFGFLMLIGIVVTNAIVLIDRVKQNEEHMTIRESLLEAAATRMRPILMTAVATICAMVPLVIAKAEEGSIVSKGLAVVVIGGLTSATIFTLVMVPTVYELLHFRKAKRQRKQLEAAK, encoded by the coding sequence GTGACTTGGTTTACTAAATGGGCATTCGGAAACAAAGCTGCAGTAATTTTCATGATCATTTTAATTCTTGGAACTGGAATCGGCAGTTACTTTAAATTACCGATGGAGTTCCTGCCTAGCGCAGATTTTCCACAGATTAGCGTAACTGTTGTAGGTCAAGGCTACGACGCCAAATCCATGCTAGATAGTGCAACAACACCTATAGAAAAGGCGTTATCCAGTGTACCTGGCAAAAAAGAAATTTTCTCCACATCCTCAGATGGCTTTATGAAAGTCGATATGACGTTTGACTCGGATATTAAAATGAAGGATGCCCAAGCGAGTGTGCAAGAGGCCATTGCCCCAATCGTACTTCCTGCTGGCATGTCGAAGCCTTTTGTGGTTCGATTAAACACCTCCATGATTCCACTTTCTTGGGTATCCTTGAACTTTAAAGATGGCATTACGAAGCAAAATGTTGAGCTGGCGCAAGAAAAGATCTTGCCTGAGTTTCAAAAAATCAAAGGTCTAGCCAGCGTAGTGCTTGGGGGAACCTCTGTTTCTCAAGTTATTATTCACCCAGACAAAGATAAATTAGCAAAAGCGCAATTGCCTGCACAAGTTCTAATGGGCGTGCTGCAAGGACAGAATGTTGCGGTGAATGTTGGTGAAAGTCCAATTGACGGTAAAACGAGTGCAATTAAAGTCGTCGGTAAACTTGAAGATTTAAATACATTGAACAATTTGACGGTTGCGCCTGGCGTTAAACTGAAAGATGTTGCAACGGTTGAAGTTGCTGCCAACAAAGATACACTCACACGCATCAACGGTAAGGATTCCCTTACATTAGTTGTAACGAAAGACACGAGCTCCAATGCAGTAGACATCAGCGAAAAAGTGAAGAAGATTGCCGATGAGATCGGAACCAAATATCCGAATGCGACGGCAGAAGTGATTTACTCTACAGCTGAATCCGTCGTAACTTCCGTAAACAGCATGATGCGTGAAGTATTGTTAGGCGCATTGTTTGCAACGATCGTAATCTTGATCTTCCTGCGAAACATTCGTTCCACATTCATTACGATTGTTTCCATTCCATTATCACTTGGTTTAACGTTGTTCCTGCTCTCCCAATCCGGCGTAACATTGAACATCTTGACGCTGGGCGGAGTCGCTGTCGCCGTCGGTCGACTCGTGGATGACAGTATCGTCGTCATCGAGAACATTTTCCGTAGAAATCAGAAAGAGGCCTTCTCCAAGGAGTTAATTATCGATGCAACACGTGAGGTAGCTAGAGCCATCACGGCTTCTACGTTAACTACCGTAGCAGTTTTCTTGCCTCTTGGACTATTGGGAGGATCACTGCAAGCGTTCTTGCTTCCTTTCGCCTTAACGGTTACGTATTCCTTGCTTTCCTCGTTGCTTGTTGCACTAACGGTAGTGCCCATTATGAGCGCATGGCTGCTTCGCAACACGAAGTTGAAAGAGCATAAAGAATCCAGAAAACTCAGAGGGATTTTGTCCTGGAGCTTGAATAACAAGATTCTTTCGATCCTAATCTCTATCATCCTTTTCGGCGGTTCCATCGCCCTTTACTTCTCCATGCCGAAAGGTGCCGTAGGCGGTTCAACAGCAAGTCAATTGAATATTAGCCTGAATTACACACCTGAAACGCCGATCGCGACTATTCGTGAGAAAGCAATTGAATTAGAAAAGTTCATGCTGGAGCAAAGCGAACTTGACCATCTCATTCTTCAGCAAGGAAATACCGAAGATAATGCCAAATGGGGAAATGTTACCCCTCCAACCAATGTTAGTTATTTAGTTTTCATTAAAAAGGATGCGGACACGCAACATTTTATTGATCAAGTGGTTAGCCAAAAATCAAAATATCCGAACGCTGACTTAAATGCTGGCGGCGGCGGCTTCGATGGCGGCAGCGGCTCTGCAATTACGGTTGATCTCACTGGCGATTCTTCTAAGAATTTGGAACAAGCGGCTGCCGATGTCATTGCAGCTGTAAAAGATATTGAAGGCGTTGAGAAAGTAAATAGCAACCAAAATGTAACGAAGCCAGGCTACTCCATTACAGTGGACCCAGCATTAGCGAAACCACAGGAAATTGCGGGTACGATCCGCTCTCTGATGAACCCGACCCCAATCGGTTCCATGAAGCTGGAGAACAAAGAAATTCCTGTTGTGCTAGATGCTTTGATTAAGCCTACAACTGTTTCTGACTTGTCCAATATTCAAATTATGACAGCAACTGGACCAGCCGCATTAACATCGGTTGCCAAAATTGAGAAAACGAATGAATCCAATACGATTCTACACAAAGGCGGCCAACAATATTTGCGTGTGACTGCACTTGTGGATTCGGCCAAACTGTCCAAAATCAATAAGGAAATAACGACGAAAACGAAAGACCTGAAACTCCCTGAAGGTGTTACCCTTCTCGTAGGTGGAGCATCCGCCCAGCAATCCAGCGATTTTGCTGACTTGTTCATGACGATGGGTATTTCCATCGGTATCGTCTTGTTGATCATGGTCATTACGTTCAAATCGTTCCGTGCACCAATCGCAAGTATGGTGTCCCTGCCATTCGCAGCAGTTGGCGCCATCGTTGGGATGATGATTACGAAAACGTCCTTCGACGTAACTTCAATCTTCGGATTCTTAATGTTGATCGGTATCGTCGTGACGAATGCGATCGTCTTGATCGACCGTGTGAAGCAAAACGAAGAACACATGACCATTCGTGAATCCTTGCTTGAAGCCGCGGCAACGCGTATGCGTCCAATCCTGATGACGGCTGTCGCTACCATCTGCGCGATGGTACCGCTTGTCATTGCGAAAGCAGAAGAAGGAAGCATCGTGTCCAAAGGCTTGGCCGTCGTCGTTATCGGCGGACTTACCTCCGCAACCATCTTCACCTTGGTGATGGTACCTACGGTGTATGAGCTCTTGCATTTCCGCAAAGCAAAGCGTCAAAGAAAGCAGCTTGAAGCTGCGAAATAA
- a CDS encoding peptidoglycan-binding protein: MLQGKKRLIWIALICVVLFSASTTTVFAYGKGAKGPDVYAVQGMLKSLGYYAGPITGYFGNQTQAGVKAFQSRYGLPVTGNVDDQTLQSILWAYGNLKIPKKPPAPTPAPTPAPAPPIPQVPSTSGLTVEEQQMLDLVNKARRDAGLPPLTADLALTKTARLKSQDMVDNKYFSHDSPTYGSPFDMMEKFGIAYNAAGENIACNQNVQAAHDALMNSPGHRANILSKDYTHIGIGIVNGGPCGKMFTQQFIGK, translated from the coding sequence ATGCTACAAGGGAAAAAACGTTTGATTTGGATTGCTCTCATCTGTGTGGTCTTGTTCAGCGCTTCCACAACGACTGTATTTGCCTATGGCAAAGGGGCCAAAGGTCCAGATGTCTACGCCGTTCAAGGGATGCTGAAATCGTTAGGGTATTATGCGGGACCGATTACAGGGTATTTTGGCAATCAAACACAAGCGGGGGTTAAAGCTTTTCAAAGTAGATATGGGCTGCCTGTAACAGGAAATGTAGACGATCAAACGCTGCAATCCATCCTCTGGGCTTATGGCAATCTCAAAATACCGAAGAAACCGCCAGCGCCTACGCCAGCTCCGACTCCAGCGCCAGCGCCGCCAATTCCGCAGGTGCCATCTACCTCAGGCTTAACTGTAGAAGAGCAGCAAATGCTGGATCTGGTCAACAAAGCACGCAGGGATGCGGGTCTTCCGCCTTTGACAGCAGACTTGGCTCTTACCAAGACAGCTCGTCTCAAAAGCCAGGACATGGTGGATAATAAGTATTTCTCACACGATTCACCGACATATGGTTCGCCGTTCGATATGATGGAGAAGTTCGGCATCGCGTACAATGCAGCAGGAGAGAACATTGCCTGCAATCAGAACGTACAAGCTGCGCATGACGCATTAATGAACTCGCCAGGCCATAGAGCGAACATCCTCAGCAAAGACTATACCCATATCGGGATCGGGATCGTTAATGGCGGTCCTTGCGGCAAAATGTTTACACAGCAATTCATTGGCAAATAG
- a CDS encoding anthranilate phosphoribosyltransferase, giving the protein MISLLKEVGRGKRGARDLTYEEAAQAAELILSGTATQAQIGAFLVAERIKMESPDEIKAFIEALRARITTYPMAGSMDCAGPYDGRTRTFIATLPTAFVLAACGLPTTLHGSPSMPPKWGITISDVLAAMGVQALEASREALISAAARTGFLFTPTEKWCPPLGELRQIRKELGLRTVFNTAEKLLRFTEASYMAVGVFHGTVFEKITNLLIELGVTRGIVVQGMEGSEDLSVEKRTRTYLIQGDSSELFIVDPEIYELMVEVPEMEWTAELQAETALSVLRGDAPLPFLNMVLLNSAVRLWVAQKAGSIEEGIYMARHAIDQGAALQKYTEWTEAIKPVSAT; this is encoded by the coding sequence ATGATATCTCTATTAAAAGAAGTAGGACGCGGTAAACGCGGAGCAAGGGATTTAACGTATGAAGAGGCTGCACAAGCGGCTGAATTGATTTTATCTGGAACCGCCACACAAGCACAGATCGGTGCATTTCTCGTTGCGGAGCGTATTAAGATGGAGTCGCCCGATGAAATCAAAGCGTTCATCGAAGCCCTCCGCGCGCGTATCACGACGTATCCAATGGCTGGCAGCATGGACTGCGCGGGCCCCTATGATGGCCGTACGCGCACGTTCATCGCCACCTTGCCAACGGCTTTCGTGCTAGCCGCATGCGGTTTGCCAACAACGCTGCACGGGTCGCCAAGCATGCCGCCGAAATGGGGCATAACGATCTCGGATGTGCTCGCCGCGATGGGGGTGCAGGCGCTTGAGGCATCACGCGAAGCCTTAATCTCTGCTGCAGCGCGAACAGGCTTTCTTTTCACACCTACGGAGAAATGGTGTCCGCCGCTAGGCGAGCTGCGCCAAATCCGTAAGGAACTCGGACTGCGTACGGTGTTCAATACGGCAGAGAAATTACTTCGCTTTACAGAAGCCTCGTATATGGCAGTCGGCGTGTTTCATGGTACTGTTTTTGAGAAAATTACGAACTTATTAATCGAATTAGGCGTTACCCGCGGTATTGTGGTACAAGGAATGGAAGGCTCCGAGGATTTGAGTGTGGAAAAGCGGACTCGTACCTATTTAATCCAAGGCGATTCTAGCGAACTATTCATCGTCGACCCTGAAATATATGAGCTTATGGTAGAAGTCCCTGAAATGGAGTGGACCGCTGAACTCCAAGCGGAGACGGCCCTTTCCGTTTTACGCGGAGATGCCCCGCTTCCGTTCTTGAATATGGTTCTTCTCAACAGCGCCGTTCGTCTATGGGTCGCCCAGAAGGCTGGATCGATTGAAGAAGGCATCTATATGGCAAGGCATGCGATTGATCAAGGTGCTGCGCTTCAAAAGTATACGGAATGGACCGAGGCAATTAAGCCCGTTTCTGCCACCTAA
- a CDS encoding ANTAR domain-containing response regulator, whose translation MLQTFILIDEFHPTRSAASSEPSSPARTETIQGQNGLPDEILKDLGFRIYSTFNMKEISFIIPKADAVLLSVSPDRVADWRSRLLAQRSLPVFWWCDTHTFPSNECKMDGGIDGLIGPQMSPLEIHCALLLGVNHYFQRTEWQQEREQLLSKLEERKWVDQAKRILCEIKGISEAEAYDFLRKQAMNERKRMVDVATSIVKVYQILQDQNKGGRKR comes from the coding sequence ATGCTACAAACATTCATCCTGATCGACGAGTTTCATCCAACTCGCTCAGCTGCCTCCTCTGAGCCGTCATCACCCGCACGAACGGAAACCATCCAAGGACAGAATGGTTTGCCCGATGAAATTCTGAAGGATTTAGGATTTCGCATTTATTCTACATTTAATATGAAAGAAATTTCTTTTATCATACCGAAGGCAGATGCTGTATTATTATCTGTAAGTCCTGATCGTGTCGCCGATTGGCGGTCGCGATTGCTTGCACAGAGAAGCCTACCGGTCTTCTGGTGGTGCGATACACATACTTTTCCTTCTAATGAATGTAAAATGGACGGGGGCATCGACGGACTGATCGGTCCTCAAATGAGCCCTTTGGAAATTCACTGCGCGTTGCTCCTGGGAGTGAATCATTACTTCCAACGCACGGAATGGCAGCAAGAACGTGAACAATTGCTCTCCAAGCTGGAAGAGCGCAAATGGGTCGATCAAGCGAAGCGAATCCTCTGTGAAATCAAAGGCATTTCTGAAGCAGAGGCTTATGATTTTCTCCGTAAACAAGCTATGAATGAGCGTAAGCGCATGGTTGATGTCGCCACCTCCATCGTGAAGGTATATCAGATACTGCAAGATCAAAACAAAGGGGGCCGCAAACGATGA
- a CDS encoding nitrate/nitrite transporter, whose translation MVDRKSFLQVGHKGSLFSSFLYFDMSFMVWVLLGPLAVILSNDFHLNAAEKANLVALPTLGGAVLRLVLGVLTDKIGPKRTGQIGLTLTLIPLLYGWLFADTMGEMYFVALMLGIAGASFAAALPLASSWYPPQYQGLAMGIAGAGNSGTIFATLFANRLAQHYGSWHVVFGLALIPILITLVVFSILAKDSPNKPAPKKLAEYGKVLKQRDSWLFCIFYSVTFGGFVGMASYLTIFFNTQYGLSPVRAADFTTLCVIGGSFFRPVGGWLADKLGGIRMLMVLYGVVGLMMAGISTLPTLSLTTVMLFIAMMAFGMGNGSVFQLVPQRFRTEIGVMTGIVGAAGGLGGYFLPKILGNLKLSTGSFTPGFLILSGIAVSCILIIALVQGQWKRTWIGEGGKVKTTTTTTTTTSSTGTVQA comes from the coding sequence ATGGTTGATCGGAAAAGTTTTCTGCAAGTGGGACACAAAGGGTCATTGTTCAGTTCTTTTTTGTATTTTGACATGAGTTTCATGGTATGGGTTCTACTCGGACCGCTCGCTGTTATCCTCTCGAATGACTTTCACTTGAATGCGGCAGAGAAAGCGAATCTCGTTGCGCTGCCGACATTGGGTGGAGCTGTACTACGGCTAGTTCTTGGGGTGTTGACAGATAAGATTGGTCCGAAACGAACCGGACAGATTGGTCTCACGCTTACATTGATTCCTCTGCTCTATGGCTGGTTGTTTGCGGACACCATGGGAGAAATGTATTTCGTGGCGCTTATGTTAGGGATTGCAGGTGCGAGCTTTGCCGCTGCTTTGCCGCTCGCAAGCAGCTGGTACCCTCCGCAATATCAAGGCTTAGCCATGGGGATTGCAGGTGCTGGTAACAGTGGAACGATTTTCGCAACGCTCTTTGCAAACCGCCTTGCACAACATTATGGCAGCTGGCATGTGGTGTTTGGACTCGCATTAATCCCTATTCTCATTACATTAGTTGTATTCTCGATCTTAGCGAAGGATAGCCCGAATAAGCCAGCTCCGAAGAAGCTTGCAGAGTATGGCAAGGTTCTGAAACAAAGAGATTCCTGGTTGTTCTGCATTTTCTACAGCGTAACGTTTGGCGGATTCGTCGGCATGGCTTCTTACTTAACGATCTTCTTCAATACACAGTACGGTTTATCACCAGTTCGAGCAGCCGACTTTACGACATTATGTGTGATCGGCGGCAGCTTCTTCCGCCCAGTAGGCGGCTGGCTAGCAGATAAACTTGGCGGTATTCGCATGCTGATGGTGCTCTATGGCGTTGTTGGTCTGATGATGGCAGGCATCTCTACACTGCCGACACTTTCGCTTACGACTGTTATGCTCTTCATCGCGATGATGGCTTTCGGTATGGGAAATGGCTCGGTGTTCCAACTTGTGCCGCAACGTTTCCGTACGGAGATTGGTGTAATGACAGGTATTGTTGGTGCTGCCGGAGGCTTAGGAGGATACTTCTTACCGAAAATTCTCGGCAACTTGAAGCTGTCCACGGGTTCCTTCACACCAGGATTTCTAATTCTAAGCGGCATTGCGGTTTCATGCATCTTGATTATTGCCCTCGTGCAAGGTCAATGGAAACGAACTTGGATTGGCGAAGGCGGAAAAGTAAAAACGACAACGACAACAACAACGACAACTTCAAGTACAGGCACAGTTCAAGCATAG